One genomic segment of Manis javanica isolate MJ-LG chromosome 7, MJ_LKY, whole genome shotgun sequence includes these proteins:
- the CLRN3 gene encoding clarin-3 — protein sequence MPTRQKILMFSSGFLTSFGAFIVICSVLATQEWIRSTIAINDPSSNGSVIISYGLFRGKSIQELNHGLAESDKDFEVLRKLNDSSQKVLHVVVILFLVLSLSTTLLSAGFTFYNSVSNPYQTFLGPVGVYTWSGLSASFVFVAMMLFVGNIQSNHLSEELAQTLYPLYSTATHKGTAHSYGYSFWLLLLIILLNIATVVIIIFYQKARYQWKQEQRKPVEYAPKDGILF from the exons ATGCCTACGAGACAGAAAATACTGATGTTCTCATCGGGCTTTCTCACAAGCTTTGGGGCTTTCATCGTCATTTGCTCTGTTCTTGCGACTCAAGAATGGATCAGAAGTACGATTGCCATTAATGACCCTTCTTCCAACGGTAGTGTTATTATCAGCTACGGACTCTTTCGTGGGAAGAGCATTCAAGAATTGAATCATGGACTTGCAGAATCAGACAAAGATTTTGAAG ttttaagGAAATTGAACGATTCTTCCCAAAAAGTTCTGCACGTGGTGGTTATCCTGTTCCTGGTCCTCAGTTTGTCTACAACGTTGCTGAGCGCTGGGTTTACCTTCTACAATAGCGTCAGCAACCCCTACCAGACGTTCCTGGGGCCGGTGGGCGTGTACACCTGGAGCGGGCTCAGCG CATCCTTCGTTTTCGTGGCCATGATGCTGTTTGTGGGGAACATACAGTCGAATCATCTCTCGGAGGAGCTGGCCCAGACGCTGTACCCACTGTACTCCACAGCCACTCACAAAGGGACAGCGCACAGCTATGGGTACTCATTCTGGCTCCTGCTGCTCATCATTCTCCTAAACATCGCCACCGTGGTCATCATCATTTTCTACCAGAAGGCCAGATACCAGTGGAAGCAGGAGCAGAGGAAGCCAGTGGAATATGCCCCAAAGGATGGAATTTTGTTCTGA